Within Legionella birminghamensis, the genomic segment GCATAACCCCCTGTACAGCTTTTGTGTGCGTAGTACCATGCTCCTGAAGAGTCTTTAAAATAGACAAGTCCGTTTGTTTTGCTGTTTTTTCACTTAACTGGATTGACTCAAAGATGGCTTTCTTATCTTTTTCAGGAAGATTTTTCTCAATAGTGTCCGCCAGGAGAGTGACTAAATTGGGCTGGTTCGTTTTTATCGCTTGCAAGGTATAACGAAGAAGCTGCTCAGCACTGAGTTTTTGGTTGGATTCCAAAACCTTGTTGAGCAATAGAGACACAGGCCCTTCGTTATTGGCCCCATATTTACCATTTACTTCAATGGCCGATCCAATGGCATCACGGCCAGACTGTGTGTTTTTCTTCAGGATTGCTTTGGCCAATTCATCCACAGGCATTGAGTCATACATGGCCAGCACTTTTTTTACGATACCCGGATCCGATCCTGCTATTGCCTTGTGGATGTATTCACTGGCTTTCTCGTTGCTAAATAATTTTTTAAAGTTTTCCTGGGTTTCAGGCCGCTCAGCCAGTAATGAAAAAACCCTGTGTGCTCCTCCGTCAATACTCTTATCCACCATTAGCTCAATATTGCTATTTATTCGGTTAGGCAGCTTTTCAATTGCCGCTGTTAATATATTTACGCTGTCACATTGGGCTGCCCCGAACACCAATCCAACATCCATCGCCGAGAGGGCCTCAGCCCGTGCATCACCCTCCAAATCAATCACTTTATTTAATAGCAGGTTGAATGTTTCGGTATCATCATAACCCCCCAGCCCAAATACGAAGTAAAATTGGGTGAACTTTCCATCCATTCTTTCTGTCGCCGCAGTAAGATTGATATCCTTGTAAATTTCCTGCATGGTTGGAAGAGGCGGTTCACGCGTTTTACTCATACTTTCTTTGTTTCGTACAATTTCTACACTAAATCCATAATCACCTTTCCAAACGTATTTGCTGGTGATGTGATCGAGCAAAGCGTCAGAACTTTCAAAATCCTGGAAACCGGCGTGGTCATTGGGATCAGCAAGCCGGTATTTATTATCAGCCGTTACAGACACGCTCATGGTATGGGTAGGCGTACTTAAGATCATCGCCTCATCCTTTTGCAGGTGAAGAGATTCCATGGTTTTTTTCCAGGTATCTGTAGAGGCAATCATATTGAATTTAAGTATCCCCTCACCGGGTACCTCTAACATTGAGAAGGCATCCCTTTGTTTCTGCCTGCTGAAAACTTCGGGCGCATGGGACTTAAGAACCTGCATGACAAATTCGTTTAATTCATTTAAGGATTTATCGCCACCCTGGAGCGTTTCGTTCGATATTTGATCCAGCATTTTGTAATAATCATTTTCACGGCCTTCCAGGACATATTTACAGCGAAGTACCGACAGGCCATGGCACATTCCTTCCGAGCTCATGCGGAATGGCAAATCTTGACTTTCAAAATAGGTATTTAAATTTCTTATCAGCTTTCCCTGCCCTCGTTCGACTGTCTCTGGCATACAACAACCCCTAAAATTAAAGAAAATCAGAATAAGAGAAAAGCACATTGTTCCAATGTTATTCTAATTATAGGAGAGTTTCTGAATTATGCTGGCTTGCTGATAAATGGGTAAACCACCATTTCGAACCTTATGGAGCCATTGAATTTTAATGCGTTGTACAAGAAGTTCTGGCAAAATAACAAGGCACATTTTCCATCCAAAAAGGATTTTTATGAAGGGCTTAACTATCTGGTCTGTGTTGCTGGCATTTATCGTGTCGTTGAATTTTTACATCAAAGACGAACCATTCCCTCCTGATGAAGAAGATATTCCCTGTTTATCCATTACTCGGGCATTCGTTTAATTCATTCCGGTGGGATGCCAGCAAGAAACGCATTTTCGATCTGGTCTTTCGCTGGTAGGGGAGCCAGTAGGTTATTTATCCAGCAATAAATCGTCTACTTTGGCTGCGCAGATGAAATCATTTGTCGTTAATCCATTTAATGCATGGGTAGTAAACGTCATATGGCAGTAATTATAGCCAATTTCCAAATCAGGGTGATGGTTTTCAACATTGGCTATCCAGGCCACTGCATTAACAAATGCCATGGTTTCGTAAAAATTGTTAAATGAAAAAGAGCGGCGTATGGCCTGATGCTCTTTAACGACCTGCCAATGTTCGTGTAGCTGCGAAAGTAGATTAAGGGTTTGATCTGCTTGTAGCGCTTGTCCTATGCCTTCACAGGACTCACAGTGTTTTTGACGTAATTCACTAGTCATATGGTTTCCTTAGTTTCCTTATTAGCTGATAAGCACACTGGCAATGCAGCGAGCAGGCGTGCGTTCTGTTCTTTAGTGCCAATGCTGATCCTCAGGTGGTTTGGTAAAGCGTAGGGGGTCAGCGGCCTGACAATAATACCATGATGAAGCAGAGCCTGGTAAACAGATAATGCATTTTGTCTGCAATCAACGGTGAGAAAATTGCAGGAAGATGGCAGGCAGGGTAGATTCAGGCCTCTGAACCCGCTTTGTAATTGCTTCATTCCAAAGCTATTCACCGCCAAAGTTTCAGCGACAAAGTTCTGATCGGCGAGCGCTTCAACTCCAGCGAGCATGGCGGCTTGATTCACAGCGAAAGGTAACTGGACGCGCAACAAAATTTGAATAATATCGGGATGGGCTATCGCATAGCCAAGCCGTAATCCCGCCAGTCCATAAGCTTTTGAAAAGGTTCGGGTAATAATTAAATTAGTGTATTTCTCTAGTAATCGGGTTGAAGCAAGCTGTGCATTTGTATAGGCAAACTCATAATAAGCTTCGTCAAGAACCAATAGCGTTGAGCTGGGGATAGAGGCCAGCAAGCGTTCAATTTCCTGCAGGTCACATAACAAACCGGTTGGATTATTAGGATTAGCGATAAAAATTACTGCAGTATCATCCGCTGCCCATTGTATTAACCCATCGATATCAACTTCCCACTGATTAATGGCGGGGCAAATACGCGTTGGAATCCCAAGGGTCTGTGCCTGGATCTGGTAGGAAATAAAGGCATGCTGATGGGTTAAAACCTGTTTGCCTGAATGGAGAGCAAAAGCGGTCATCACCGTATTGAAAAGTAAATCGGAACCATTGGACAAGGTCAGCATGGCCTCTTCGATACCTAAATGATTTGCCAGATGGTGTCGTAAAGGATGTATGCCCGGGCTGGGGTAAGTGGCAACAGTGGTATTATTTAGTCTTGCCAGTATCTCACGTACCTGGGGGCTGCAGCCAAGCGGATTCTCATTGCTGGCTAGTTTAATGATATTATCAATCCCCGATTCGCGAGCGAGTTCTTCTATGGACTTACCCGGAACATAGGGTTGAAGCGTTCTGATTCCTGGATGAGGAAGTGCGAAATAATCACAAGCCAAAAGACTCTCCCTGTTCGTGTCTAAAAAAACATATTTACCCAAGTGAACCTGAATTGCAACTCGTATCCACTTATTCCCCAGCCTCAGATTGTCTGGCCGGCCTGGAAGAGTTAATTTAATTGTAATACATAATTAGGGCTGCTATGCGCTAATCGCCCTTATTTTACATCTGATCTTGAATAAAATGCCCAGGAAAGATACTCTTCCCACGCAAGTTAACCTCATGGATAGAAAACATGGAAATAAACAAAGGATTCTCTTTGCTTGAAATCCTCATCGCTCTTTTATTGGTTGGTTCTGGCTCAGTGGGGCTTTTCACTGCCCTTTGGCATAGTTCACACCAGCTTAATGAGTCACTGGGCCAATTTTCTCAATTTATTATTAATATTAATCAGCAGGAAGGCAGAGGACTGTCATGAGCTTTCAGCAAGGGATTAGCCTGATTGAATTATTGATTAGTTTATTTATATCAAGCCTGTTGTTAGTGCTTATCAATCAGCAGTATATTAACACCAGTCAGCAATACGCCCAGTTCCAGTCAATAATTAATCAAAAAAATGATTTGCAAATGCTTATCCAGTTGCTGAGGGATAGCTCGAGGCGCAGTGGGTTTAGCCCTTGCGGAAATATTGAAGGGCTTGTTACTCGTGATCTGAAGGCCATACACATTGATGATGAGAAAAAAGAATTACGTTTATCGCGTATGAGCGAATTGTTTTCTCGCTTATTAGAAGATAAGGGCAGGACTATTCTGCTGGAGAAAAACACGAGAATAAGAGCGGGGGACACCCTTATAATTGCAGATTGCTTTCATGCAGAAACGCATAGGATTAAGCAGAGCCAGGCAAACTCTGTCGGCCAGGTGCTCGAACTTGAGCAGCCGCTTATTTATCAATATCAGGATCCCGTTTACGCCGGCCTTTGGATAGAAGAAAGCTTTTCAATAGAGAAGAACCCGCAGCAGACTTTTTCAATGTTTTATCGCTTCAATAAGAAAGAAGAACTCAGTGATTTCATAATCGGTATGAAAACGGAGCTTGTCAGAAAAAAAGCGTTACGGTTTTTAAGGATAATTCTCAAATTAAAAAATGAAACAACTGTAGAGTTATTCACAAGAGTTCGTGCTTTATGAAGAATAGTTTCCGAGGAATGATTCTGATTATTTTTTCACTCACCTTAAGTTTTATGGCCTTACTGGTAATGGCTCATATGGAATCATTGTTTCTATTTTATAAAAATATGCGCCAAATGATAGAGATCCAAGGCAAATACACTACTATGGAAACCGAGGCTGAACGGTTTCTAAAAAATAAAAATACGGCTTGTGTTTTAGCCGCGCAGGGGGCTGATGAAATAATTAAACTATTAGGTGCCCGGCATTGCAGCTTTAGTCTTGACGCGAAGAAATATATCTACCTGCTTGAAGATCTCGGAGAGTTTTCCTGTCTTAGAATCCGCAATAAATTTAGCAGCCATCATTGGCGGATTACTATAAGTGATAATGAAATACGGCCTGTTATCCTGCAAATTCGATATGCTGAGCCAGCTCGTCATGTCCCTTGTATCGAGAGTAATTCAAGAACGATAGAGGAGGGGGTACAAAGCTGGCGCTTGATGTGAACGAATCTATTCGAATACTCGCGGCTGCGACCCCTAGCTATCTACACAAGTGCATGAGAATTAAAAGCTATCGAATCCCCGCGGCACCGACCGCGGGGCCCACACGAAGCCAATTTAATGCTAAGGACGCTTGTTTATGACTACCTGTTAAACCCTATTTTTTTTCAACATTGAAACTTGTCTGAGGACCATACGACTTCAACAGGCATGGGCCCCGCGGTCGGTGCCGCGGGGATTCGGACGGGGAAAATATTTGTGTAGATAGTTATGAGTCTGCGCCGCGGGGATACGGTTGGTCTTGCCGCGGGTTTAACGCATCCCTGCCCACAGAACT encodes:
- a CDS encoding 4a-hydroxytetrahydrobiopterin dehydratase, whose amino-acid sequence is MTSELRQKHCESCEGIGQALQADQTLNLLSQLHEHWQVVKEHQAIRRSFSFNNFYETMAFVNAVAWIANVENHHPDLEIGYNYCHMTFTTHALNGLTTNDFICAAKVDDLLLDK
- the hisC gene encoding histidinol-phosphate transaminase; translation: MACDYFALPHPGIRTLQPYVPGKSIEELARESGIDNIIKLASNENPLGCSPQVREILARLNNTTVATYPSPGIHPLRHHLANHLGIEEAMLTLSNGSDLLFNTVMTAFALHSGKQVLTHQHAFISYQIQAQTLGIPTRICPAINQWEVDIDGLIQWAADDTAVIFIANPNNPTGLLCDLQEIERLLASIPSSTLLVLDEAYYEFAYTNAQLASTRLLEKYTNLIITRTFSKAYGLAGLRLGYAIAHPDIIQILLRVQLPFAVNQAAMLAGVEALADQNFVAETLAVNSFGMKQLQSGFRGLNLPCLPSSCNFLTVDCRQNALSVYQALLHHGIIVRPLTPYALPNHLRISIGTKEQNARLLAALPVCLSANKETKETI
- a CDS encoding prepilin-type N-terminal cleavage/methylation domain-containing protein, with the protein product MEINKGFSLLEILIALLLVGSGSVGLFTALWHSSHQLNESLGQFSQFIININQQEGRGLS
- a CDS encoding PilW family protein — translated: MSFQQGISLIELLISLFISSLLLVLINQQYINTSQQYAQFQSIINQKNDLQMLIQLLRDSSRRSGFSPCGNIEGLVTRDLKAIHIDDEKKELRLSRMSELFSRLLEDKGRTILLEKNTRIRAGDTLIIADCFHAETHRIKQSQANSVGQVLELEQPLIYQYQDPVYAGLWIEESFSIEKNPQQTFSMFYRFNKKEELSDFIIGMKTELVRKKALRFLRIILKLKNETTVELFTRVRAL